From a region of the Panulirus ornatus isolate Po-2019 chromosome 34, ASM3632096v1, whole genome shotgun sequence genome:
- the PolZ2 gene encoding mitotic spindle assembly checkpoint protein MAD2B — protein sequence MDFSVSSDIVVELLEVAINLILYTREIYPQSVFQRRKKYSIPVQMCIHPGLRSYISECVGSIRPVLEKGEVEKVVVAVLSTEGIPVEKFVFEILQQPKKPQDIKEDVQLLRMEEALRAFCLKLSISDSLLQPLPPGCSFAVHLHVPEHVPASMSTGPQYQEFPWVEAEKKQTEVHDPHIVPLKTLETEVCRMQLYIEESSNKQGSAK from the exons ATGGATTTTTCTG TGTCATCTGATATTGTTGTGGAGCTCTTGGAGGTGGCAATCAACTTAATACTttacacaagagaaatatatccTCAGTCTGTTTTTCAGAGAAGGAAGAAATACAGCATTCCTGTACAG ATGTGCATTCATCCAGGCCTACGCTCATATATCAGTGAGTGTGTAGGCTCAATTCGGCCTGTTTTGGAGAAGGGTGAAGTAGAGAAGGTTGTGGTTGCAGTGTTGTCAACTGAAGGTATCCCTGTAGAAAAGTTTGTGTTTGAAATCCTGCAGCAACCTAAAAAACCTCAGGATATCAA GGAAGATGTACAGTTATTACGCATGGAAGAGGCTCTCAGAGCCTTTTGTCTCAAGCTTAGTATCAGTGACTCCCTCTTGCAGCCACTTCCTCCTGGGTGTTCATTTGCAGTTCATCTTCATGTCCCAGAGCATGTGCCAGCTTCCATGAGCACAGGGCCCCAGTACCAG GAGTTTCCTTGGGTAGAAGCTGAGAAGAAACAGACAGAGGTGCATGATCCACACATTGTACCTCTCAAGACATTAGAGACAGAGGTTTGCCGAATGCAGCTTTACATTGAGGAGAGCAGCAACAAGCAGGGTTCTGCTAAATAA